The window ATGGCGGCAACCTGAGTTTCGAGGCGCTGGTCAGCGGCACCCTGGATGTCTCGCCGATGAGCGAGATCCCGCCGATCTTCGGTATCAGGAACCAGGCGCCGGTGAAGCTGATCGCGGTGCTGACCGGTGACGTCAACAACCAGGCGTTCATCGTGCCCAAGGGCTCGACAGTGCAGTCGGTGGCCGAGCTCAAGGGCAAGCGCATTGCCTATATCCGTTCGACCAGTTCCCACTACTTCCTGCTCAAGGCGCTGAAGGAACAGGGGCTGGGTTTCGACGACATCGTGCCCATGGCACTGACGCCCCAGGATGGCTTCGCCGCGTTCCAGAATGGCGCGGTGGATGCCTGGGTCAGCTTCGGCTACTTCATCCAGCTGGCCGAGCTGCGCAGCGGCGCACGCGTGCTCAAGACCGGGCAGGGCTACCTGTCGGGCAACTACGTGATCGCGGCCAACCAGAACAGCATTGCCGACCCGCTCAAGCACGCGGCGATCACCGACTACATTCTGCGCGAGTACCGATCCTGGCAATGGATTGCCGCGCATCCCGAGGAGTGGGCGACCAAAAGCTCGAAGATCCTCGGCATGCCCCGGGAAGTGTTCCTGGCGCAGTACAAGGCCCAGAGTGGGCCGCGGATCCTGCAGCCGGTGGACGATGCGGCGGTGCGTTCGCAGCAGGATGTCGCCGACCTGTTCTTCGAGGCCGGGGTGCTGCCGCAGAAGCTGGATGTGAGTGGCTTGTGGGATCGCAGCTTCAGTTGGAGCCCTGTCTGACAATTTCCTCTCCATCTGCCTTGCCACTGTGAGAACCGGAGGCTGTGGGACCAGGCTCATTGAGGCCGGACGCTGTGGGAGCCGGATTTATCCGCGAAGAAGTCACTGAAATCGCCAAAAGCTTCGCGGATAAATCCGGCTCCCACAGAGTGAGGCTCCCACAGAGTGAGGCTCCCACAGAGTGAGGCTCCCACAGAGTGAGGCTCCCACAGAGTGAGGCTTCCACAGAGTGAGGCTCCCACAAAACCGTCTCCCAAATACCAGACAGGTGCCAGGCACCGATGTTCATGGACGATCCAGATGTTGAAGAAAACCCTTGTTCTGGCCTTGCTGCTCGCGCCGCAAGCCGGGGTCGCCGACTCCCTGCACCAGCGCCTCAC of the Pseudomonas vanderleydeniana genome contains:
- a CDS encoding ABC transporter substrate-binding protein; the protein is MDRRRFLQLSALAGLGAVLPSLGRAQDLSGVTLNVATYKGAAPSFFPEAGIGPAPYQVKYAEFNGGNLSFEALVSGTLDVSPMSEIPPIFGIRNQAPVKLIAVLTGDVNNQAFIVPKGSTVQSVAELKGKRIAYIRSTSSHYFLLKALKEQGLGFDDIVPMALTPQDGFAAFQNGAVDAWVSFGYFIQLAELRSGARVLKTGQGYLSGNYVIAANQNSIADPLKHAAITDYILREYRSWQWIAAHPEEWATKSSKILGMPREVFLAQYKAQSGPRILQPVDDAAVRSQQDVADLFFEAGVLPQKLDVSGLWDRSFSWSPV